The Procambarus clarkii isolate CNS0578487 chromosome 66, FALCON_Pclarkii_2.0, whole genome shotgun sequence genome has a window encoding:
- the LOC123769340 gene encoding collagen alpha-1(VIII) chain-like — protein MRGIRTLDLSIMRGIRTLDLSIMRGIRTLDLCIIRGIRTLDLSTMRGIRTLDLSIMRGIRTLDLSIMRGIRTSTWVTVLTSSYPSRESCKVGGVDHTPGPLASTTRRAPWRRPHAGPPGVDHTPGPLTSTTRRGPWRRPHAGPPGVDHTPGPLASTTRRAHGVDHTPGPWRRPHAGPLASTTRRAPGVDHTPGPLASTTRRGPWRRPHAGPPGVDHTPGPLASTTRRAPWRRPHAGPPGVDHTPGPLASTTRRAPWRRPHAGPPGVDHTPGPLASTTRRAPWRRPHAGPPGVDHTPGPLASTTRRAPWRRPHAGPPGVDHTPGPLASTTRRAPWRRPHAGPPGVDHTPGPLASTTRRAPWRRPHAGPPGVDHTPGPLASTTRRAPWRRPHAGPPGVDHTPGPLASTTRRAPWRRPHAGPPGVDHTPGPLASTTRRAPWRRPHAGPPGVDHTPGPLASYIVNMQ, from the exons ATGCGGGGGATTCGAACCCTCGACCTGAGCATAATGCGGGGGATTCGAACCCTCGACCTGAGCATAATGCGGGGGATTCGAACCCTCGACCTGTGCATAATTCGGGGGATTCGAACCCTCGACCTGAGCACAATGCGGGGGATTCGAACCCTCGACCTGAGCATAATGCGGGGGATTCGAACCCTCGATCTGAGCATAATGCGGGGGATTCGAACCTCgacctgg gtaacagttctcACATCCTCCTATCCTAGTAGAGAAAG ttGTAAAGTTGGAGGCGTCGACCACACGCCGGGCCCCCTGGCGTCGACCACACGCCGGGCCCCCTGGCGTCGACCACACGCCGGGCCCCCTGGCGTCGACCACACGCCGGGCCCCCTGACGTCGACCACACGCCGGGGCCCCTGGCGTCGACCACACGCCGGGCCCCCTGGCGTCGACCACACGCCGGGCCCCCTGGCGTCGACCACACGCCGGGCCCATGGCGTCGACCACACGCCGGGCCCCTGGCGTCGACCACACGCCGGGCCCCTGGCGTCGACCACACGCCGGGCCCCTGGCGTCGACCACACGCCGGGGCCCCTGGCGTCGACCACACGCCGGGGCCCCTGGCGTCGACCACACGCCGGGCCCCCTGGCGTCGACCACACGCCGGGCCCCCTGGCGTCGACCACACGCCGGGCCCCCTGGCGTCGACCACACGCCGGGCCCCCTGGCGTCGACCACACGCCGGGCCCCCTGGCGTCGACCACACGCCGGGCCCCCTGGCGTCGACCACACGCCGGGCCCCCTGGCGTCGACCACACGCCGGGCCCCCTGGCGTCGACCACACGCCGGGCCCCCTGGCGTCGACCACACGCCGGGCCCCCTGGCGTCGACCACACGCCGGGCCCCCTGGCGTCGACCACACGCCGGGCCCCCTGGCGTCGACCACACGCCGGGCCCCCTGGCGTCGACCACACGCCGGGCCCCCTGGCGTCGACCACACGCCGGGCCCCCTGGCGTCGACCACACGCCGGGCCCCCTGGCGTCGACCACACGCCGGGCCCCCTGGCGTCGACCACACGCCGGGCCCCCTGGCGTCGACCACACGCCGGGCCCCCTGGCGTCGACCACACGCCGGGCCCCCTGGCGTCGACCACACGCCGGGCCCCCTGGCGTCGACCACACGCCGGGCCCCCTGGCGTCGACCACACGCCGGGCCCCCTGGCGTCGACCACACGCCGGGCCCCCTGGCGTCGACCACACGCCGGGCCCCCTGGCGTCGACCACACGCCGGGCCCCCTGGCGTCGACCACACGCCGGGCCCCCTGGCGTCGACCACACGCCGGGCCCCCTGGCGTCGACCACACGCCGGGCCCCCTGGCGTCTTATATAGTGAACATGCAGTGA